From Natator depressus isolate rNatDep1 chromosome 7, rNatDep2.hap1, whole genome shotgun sequence, the proteins below share one genomic window:
- the HHEX gene encoding hematopoietically-expressed homeobox protein HHEX, whose product MQYQHPASSPAAAAMGVSVPLYAPTPLLQPVHPTPFYIEDILGRGAGAPPAPHPLPSPAPPTLPSPNSSFTSLVSTYRTPIYEPTPIHPAFSHHPALAATYGGSTYAGPLYPFPRTVNDYTHALIRHDPLGKPLLWSPFIQRPLHKRKGGQVRFSNDQTIELEKKFETQKYLSPPERKRLAKMLQLSERQVKTWFQNRRAKWRRLKQENPQGSKKEETESVDSHCDKRQESCLTPEQKNKEVSLDGSQYTPSPVSQEDLESEISDDSDQEVDIEGDKGYYNSTH is encoded by the exons ATGCAGTACCAGCACCCGGCCTCGTCCCCGGCCGCCGCGGCCATGGGGGTGAGCGTGCCGCTCTACGCGCCCACTCCGCTGCTGCAGCCCGTGCACCCCACGCCCTTCTACATCGAGGACATCCTGGGCAGAGGGGCCGGCGCGCCCCCCgcgccgcaccccctgccctcgCCGGCGCCGCCGACTCTGCCGTCTCCCAACTCCTCCTTCACCAGCTTGGTGTCCACCTACAGGACCCCCATCTACGAGCCGACCCCGATCCACCCGGCCTTCTCCCACCATCCTGCCCTGGCTGCTACCTACGGCGGCAGCACCTACGCCGGCCCCCTGTATCCTTTCCCCCGGACCGTGAACGACTACACGCacgctctgatcaggcatgacccCCTGG GGAAGCCCTTGCTCTGGAGTCCCTTCATCCAGCGGCCGCTGCACAAGAGGAAAGGAGGGCAAGTTCGCTTCTCCAATGACCAGACCATCGAGCTGGAGAAGAAGTTTGAGACCCAAAAGTATCTCTCGCCGCCGGAAAGAAAACGACTGGCCAAGATGCTCCAGCTCAGCGAGAGGCAG GTCAAAACTTGGTTTCAGAATCGCAGAGCTAAATGGAGGCGCCTAAAGCAG GAGAACCCTCAAGGCAGCAAAAAAGAAGAAACTGAAAGTGTGGACAGCCACTGTGATAAAAGGCAAGAGAGCTGTCTGACCCCTGAGCAGAAGAATAAAGAAGTCTCTCTTGATGGGTCTCAGTACACCCCCTCACCAGTCTCTCAGGAGGACCTTGAGTCAGAAATCTCAGATGATTCAGATCAAGAAGTGGACATTGAAGGTGATAAAGGCTATTATAATTCTACCCACTAG